The following are encoded together in the Peromyscus leucopus breed LL Stock chromosome 1, UCI_PerLeu_2.1, whole genome shotgun sequence genome:
- the Znrd2 gene encoding protein ZNRD2, producing MALNGAEVDDFAWEPPTEAETKVLQARRERQDRISRLMGDYLLRGYRMLGDTCADCGTILLQDKQRKIYCVACQELDSDVDKDNPALNAQAALSQAREHQLASAIEPATGSRSTPQPPVPRPEHCEGAAAGLKAAQGPPLPGAPPNADVVASTQTALLQKLTWASVELGASTSLETSVQLCGLIRACAEALCSLKQLQH from the exons ATGGCCTTGAACGGCGCTG AGGTGGACGATTTCGCCTGGGAGCCTCCGACGGAAGCTGAGACCAAGGTGCTGCAGGCGCGGCGGGAGCGGCAGGATCGCATCTCCCGTCTCATGGGCGACTACTTGCTCCGTGGTTACCGCATGCTGGGCGACACGTGCGCGGACTGCGGG ACGATCCTCCTCCAGGATAAACAGCGGAAAATCTACTGCGTGGCTTGTCAGGAGCTCGACTCAGATGTGGATAAAGACAATCCTG cTCTGAATGCACAGGCGGCCCTCTCTCAAGCTCGGGAACACCAGCTCGCCTCTGCTATAGAGCCTGCCACGGGCTCTCGGTCCACACCCCAGCCCCCTGTACCCCGCCCAGAGCACTGTGAGGGAGCCGCAGCAGGGCTCAAGGCAGCCCAGGGGCCTCCTCTTCCTGGTGCTCCTCCGAATGCAGATGTGGTGGCTTCCACACAGACAGCCCTTCTGCAGAAGCTAACCTGGGCGTCAGTTGAGCTGGGCGCTAGCACCTCCTTGGAGACTAGTGTCCAGCTGTGCGGGCTCATCCGGGCTTGTGCTGAGGCTCTATGCAGCCTGAAGCAGCTGCAGCACTGA
- the Fam89b gene encoding leucine repeat adapter protein 25: MNGLPSAEAPGASGCALAGLPPLPRGLSGLLNASGGSWRELERVYSQRSRIHDELSRAARAPDGPRHAAGVANSGSAAGARRPVNLDSALAALRKEMVGLRQLDMSLLCQLWGLYESIQDYKHLCQDLSLCQDLSSSLHSDSSYPPDAGLSDDDEPPDASLPPDPPPLTVPQTHNARDQWLQDAFQISL; encoded by the exons ATGAACGGTCTGCCCTCAGCTGAGGCGCCGGGCGCCTCGGGCTGCGCTCTGGCCGGGCTCCCGCCTCTACCGCGGGGCCTCAGCGGCCTCCTTAACGCTAGTGGGGGCTCGTGGAGGGAGCTGGAGCGCGTCTACAGCCAGCGGAGCCGCATCCACGACGAGCTGAGCCGTGCCGCCCGCGCCCCGGACGGTCCCCGTCACGCCGCGGGCGTTGCCAACTCGGGCTCTGCAGCAGGCGCACGCCGCCCGGTTAACCTGGACTCGGCACTAGCCGCGCTGCGCAAGGAAATG GTGGGGCTGCGGCAGTTGGATATGTCCCTGCTGTGCCAGCTGTGGGGCCTGTATGAGTCGATCCAGGACTACAAGCATCTGTGCCAAGACCTGAGCTTGTGCCAGGACCTGTCATCCTCCCTCCACTCGGACAGCTCCTACCCACCTGATGCCGGCCTGTCTGATGATGATGAGCCTCCTGATGCCAGCCTGCCCCCAGACCCTCCACCTCTCACCGTGCCCCAGACACACAATGCCCGTGACCAGTGGTTGCAGGATGCCTTCCAAATCAGCCTCTGA